The Christiangramia flava JLT2011 genome has a segment encoding these proteins:
- a CDS encoding RNA polymerase sigma factor, which translates to MQQDGLILELQNGNEKAFERIYELYSESVYGIIYSIVHDETIAEEIMQDVFLKIWENAASYNSSKGRFFTWILNIARNASIDQIRSKSHKNKQKNLAADNFVDILENKSHFSSTTDAIGISKYINVLKPICKKLIDLLFFKGFTQKETAEELEMPLGTVKTKNRACINKLREILAE; encoded by the coding sequence ATGCAACAAGACGGACTCATCCTGGAACTTCAGAATGGCAATGAAAAAGCCTTTGAAAGAATTTATGAACTCTATTCTGAAAGTGTCTACGGAATCATTTACAGTATCGTTCATGACGAAACGATAGCCGAAGAAATCATGCAGGATGTTTTTCTGAAAATTTGGGAAAATGCCGCCTCCTACAATTCCAGTAAAGGGCGATTCTTCACCTGGATTCTCAACATCGCCCGGAATGCATCGATAGATCAGATACGCTCCAAAAGCCATAAGAACAAACAGAAAAACCTTGCAGCAGATAATTTCGTAGATATTTTAGAGAACAAATCGCATTTCTCTTCCACGACAGATGCCATTGGGATCTCTAAATATATTAATGTTTTGAAGCCAATATGTAAAAAGCTTATTGACCTGTTGTTCTTCAAAGGTTTTACTCAAAAAGAAACCGCCGAAGAACTCGAAATGCCCCTGGGAACGGTCAAGACCAAGAACAGAGCCTGCATAAACAAGCTTCGTGAAATTTTAGCAGAATAA
- a CDS encoding 3-keto-disaccharide hydrolase — protein MKRIILAAGCFAMLATTACKNNNDQEANERDQAMVTDTTAQTTKDEWKDLFNGENLEGWKAYNKDSISSQWRVEDGALVFTPAEERNGAENLISKEEFENFELKIDWKISEGGNSGIMWAVQEDEKYGEPYLTGPEIQVLDDERHPDAKNGPNRLSGSLYDMVPPAKNVVNPAGEWNQEVIHIDHQKNEGWVELNGERIVEFPVNGEGWNELVQNSKFASWDAFAKETKGHLALQDHGHAVSFKNIKIKEL, from the coding sequence ATGAAAAGAATAATATTGGCAGCCGGCTGTTTTGCAATGCTCGCTACAACCGCCTGCAAGAATAATAATGATCAGGAGGCTAATGAAAGAGATCAGGCCATGGTCACCGATACCACTGCTCAAACCACGAAAGATGAATGGAAAGATCTTTTTAATGGGGAAAATCTCGAAGGCTGGAAAGCTTATAATAAAGATAGTATTTCAAGCCAGTGGCGCGTGGAAGATGGAGCTCTTGTCTTCACTCCTGCTGAAGAGCGAAATGGTGCAGAAAACCTGATTTCAAAAGAAGAATTTGAAAATTTCGAACTTAAGATAGACTGGAAAATTTCCGAAGGAGGAAATAGCGGGATCATGTGGGCCGTTCAGGAAGATGAAAAATATGGTGAACCCTATTTAACCGGCCCTGAAATTCAGGTGCTGGACGATGAGCGCCATCCTGATGCAAAAAATGGTCCTAACCGGCTTTCGGGCTCTCTATATGATATGGTGCCCCCGGCAAAAAATGTAGTGAATCCTGCTGGAGAGTGGAACCAGGAGGTCATTCATATCGATCATCAGAAAAATGAGGGCTGGGTGGAACTTAATGGTGAGCGAATCGTAGAATTCCCGGTAAACGGAGAAGGCTGGAACGAATTGGTTCAGAATTCCAAATTTGCCAGTTGGGACGCTTTTGCTAAAGAGACCAAAGGTCATCTGGCATTGCAGGACCATGGCCATGCCGTTTCATTTAAAAATATCAAGATTAAAGAACTGTAA
- a CDS encoding sugar phosphate isomerase/epimerase family protein has protein sequence MKTIKGPAVFLAQFMDDKAPFNSLDGLCKWASELGYKGIQIPTWETRLINLKQAAESETYCQELKGKVESYGLQITELSTHLQGQLVAVHPAYDLMFDNFAPDDYKNNPKARTEWAVNQLKYAAKASRFLGLDVHGTFSGSLLWHTAHPWPQRPDGLVEMGFEELAKRWMPILNEFDENGVDVCYEIHPGEDLHDGDTFERFLDATHNHKRVNILYDPSHFVLQQLDYIEYIDHYHEYIKMFHVKDAEFNPTGKKGMFGGYNDWRDRAGRYRHPGDGQVDFQTVFSKLTEYGCDVWAVLEWECCIKSPEQGAREGAPFIAKNIIEATQKRFDDFAGSEIDENRLKKILGLKTD, from the coding sequence ATGAAGACAATTAAAGGACCTGCCGTATTTCTCGCGCAGTTCATGGACGATAAAGCACCTTTTAATTCTCTGGACGGCCTATGTAAATGGGCTTCGGAATTAGGTTATAAAGGAATTCAGATCCCTACCTGGGAAACCCGGCTAATCAACCTTAAACAGGCTGCTGAAAGTGAAACGTATTGTCAGGAGCTAAAAGGAAAAGTAGAAAGTTATGGCCTGCAGATCACTGAATTAAGTACTCACCTGCAGGGACAACTGGTTGCCGTGCATCCGGCTTATGACCTGATGTTCGATAATTTCGCTCCAGATGATTATAAGAACAATCCCAAAGCCAGAACCGAGTGGGCCGTCAATCAGTTAAAATATGCTGCAAAAGCAAGCAGATTCCTTGGTTTAGACGTTCATGGCACTTTCAGCGGTTCGCTACTTTGGCACACCGCTCACCCATGGCCACAGCGTCCTGATGGCCTGGTGGAAATGGGCTTCGAGGAACTGGCAAAAAGATGGATGCCTATTCTGAATGAATTTGATGAAAATGGCGTGGATGTTTGCTATGAAATTCATCCCGGGGAAGATCTTCATGATGGTGATACATTTGAGCGATTTCTGGATGCCACTCACAATCACAAAAGAGTGAACATTCTTTACGATCCTAGCCACTTCGTGTTACAGCAGCTGGATTATATTGAATATATCGATCACTATCATGAGTACATTAAAATGTTCCATGTCAAGGATGCTGAATTTAATCCAACCGGTAAAAAAGGCATGTTCGGAGGTTATAATGACTGGCGTGATCGAGCCGGAAGATATCGGCACCCGGGAGACGGGCAGGTAGATTTCCAGACGGTTTTCTCTAAGCTTACTGAATATGGCTGTGATGTTTGGGCAGTGCTCGAGTGGGAATGCTGTATCAAGTCTCCTGAACAGGGAGCACGCGAAGGTGCGCCTTTCATCGCCAAGAACATCATTGAAGCCACCCAAAAAAGATTTGACGATTTCGCTGGTTCTGAAATTGATGAAAACCGACTTAAAAAAATACTTGGACTTAAAACCGACTAG
- a CDS encoding superoxide dismutase family protein — MKRISLSLIFCAGLVLTGCKDNKKENDEMDSMDKESNTEMTSDMDQKDMEVKKAKVTLQATNDSGLTGNVVFTQEDGEVSMTAMISGLAEGEHAIHIHEQGDCSAADGSSAKGHWNPTGEQHGKWGDSKGYHKGDIGNFKVDANGNGTISMSTDEWCIGCGDKNKDILGHAIIVHNGVDDFTSQPSGAAGDRVGCGVIEESTGMSSDMDTEQ, encoded by the coding sequence ATGAAACGTATTAGTTTATCCCTGATTTTTTGTGCTGGTCTGGTACTTACCGGATGTAAAGACAACAAAAAAGAAAACGATGAGATGGATTCCATGGATAAAGAGTCAAATACTGAAATGACTTCAGACATGGATCAAAAAGACATGGAAGTTAAAAAGGCAAAAGTGACGCTTCAGGCCACCAACGATTCAGGTCTTACCGGAAATGTGGTATTTACCCAGGAAGACGGTGAAGTTTCTATGACCGCCATGATTTCTGGTCTTGCTGAAGGCGAACATGCCATCCACATCCACGAACAGGGCGATTGTAGCGCGGCAGATGGTTCTTCCGCAAAAGGTCACTGGAATCCAACCGGAGAGCAACATGGTAAGTGGGGTGACTCTAAAGGATACCACAAAGGTGATATCGGGAATTTCAAAGTAGACGCCAATGGTAATGGAACCATTAGCATGAGCACCGATGAATGGTGTATTGGTTGTGGAGACAAGAATAAGGATATTCTTGGACATGCCATCATCGTACATAACGGAGTGGATGATTTTACTTCTCAGCCATCAGGAGCTGCTGGAGACCGCGTAGGTTGTGGTGTGATCGAAGAGAGCACTGGAATGAGCAGTGATATGGATACTGAACAATAG